One window of the Salminus brasiliensis chromosome 1, fSalBra1.hap2, whole genome shotgun sequence genome contains the following:
- the LOC140554153 gene encoding zona pellucida sperm-binding protein 3-like — protein sequence MMELRWNGVGVLLALVFGVCNAQFGNPLGAWAQQRQPTVQGPASGGLSTSLQDPLNVQIKQMMQGPVKKLTWHFPQAPEKPKQPQVHFELWQPTRASSVAVHCGENMVHVEVKKDFYGTGELINPSALTLGGCAVAGEDSAAQILILQSELQSCRSVLMMTEDELVYTFNLLYAPNPSGSGSGSPVLRTMGTMVGVECHYPRKFNVSSNALLPAWIPYAATVTAEERLVFFLRLMMDDWQFERPSNQYFLGDLINIEASVMQYNHVPLRIFVDSCVATAVPDVNSTPRYSFIENYGCLVDAKLTGSSSRFMPRVQGDKLQFQLEAFVFEQQRSGLIYFTCFLKVAAAASVPTDAVNKACSFSANGWTAADEDARVCSCCDASCGVRDVGRVPPVAGPQWEGRVSLGPVVVGEKAPFWQ from the exons ATGATGgagttaaggtggaatggagttGGGGTTCTGCTGGCTCTTGTATTTGGAGTGTGTAATGCACAGTTTGGGAATCCACTAGGTGCTTGGGCTCAGCAAAGACAGCCAACTGTGCAAGGTCCTGCCTCAGGAGGTCTCTCCACTTCTCTGCAAGATCCACTGAATGTCCAGATCAAACAAATGATGCAGGGTCCGGTAAAGAAGCTGACATGGCATTTTCCTCAAGCTCCAGAGAAGCCTAAGCAGCCCCAAGTGCATTTTGAGCTGTGGCAGCCTACTCGTGCTTCCAGTGTAGCGGTTCATTGTGGTGAGAACATGGTGCATGTGGAGGTCAAGAAGGACTTCTATGGAACTGGGGAGTTAATAAACCCGTCAGCTCTCACTCTTGGAGGCTGTGCTGTAGCAGGAGAAGATTCTGCTGCTCAGATTCTCATCTTGCAGTCTGAGCTGCAGAGCTGCAGGAGTGTGTTAATG ATGACTGAGGATGAACTGGTCTACACCTTTAACCTCCTCTATGCCCCAAACCCATCTGGCTCAGGCTCTGGCTCTCCAGTCCTCAGGACGATGGGTACTATGGTTGGTGTGGAGTGTCACTATCCACG GAAGTTTAACGTGAGCAGCAATGCCCTCTTGCCTGCTTGGATACCTTATGCTGCTACTGTGACTGCTGAGGAGCGTCTGGTCTTCTTCCTTAGGCTCATGATGG ATGACTGGCAGTTTGAGAGGCCCTCTAACCAGTATTTCCTGGGAGATTTAATCAACATTGAGGCGTCTGTGATGCAGTACAACCATGTGCCTCTAAGGATTTTTGTGGACAGCTGTGTGGCCACTGCTGTGCCTGATGTGAATTCCACTCCCAGATATTCCTTCATTGAGAACTATGG GTGCCTGGTGGATGCAAAGCTGACCGGCTCCAGCTCTCGTTTCATGCCACGAGTTCAGGGGGACAAGCTCCAGTTTCAGCTGGAAGCCTTTGTGTTTGAACAGCAGAGAAGTGGCTTG ATTTACTTCACATGCTTCTTGAAGGTGGCTGCTGCAGCTTCTGTCCCCACTGATGCTGTAAACAAGGCCTGTTCCTTCAGTGCTAATGG GTGGACCGCAGCAGATGAAGATGCAAGAGTTTGTAGCTGTTGTGATGCAAGCTGTGGTGTCAGGGATGTAGGACGTGTGCCTCCTGTTGCAG GTCCACAGTGGGAAGGAAGAGTCTCTCTTGGTCCGGTTGTGGTTGGGGAGAAGGCACCTTTCTGGCAGTGA